A stretch of Verrucomicrobiota bacterium DNA encodes these proteins:
- a CDS encoding DUF2817 domain-containing protein: MILTDPSIPEYSSDIPHLGDRTRSILHYGDQLAGRSPHLEALHLQEAPGGRTLPRYRCSDPSGKPVYRIGIFAGIHGDEPSGVVAALQILHHLSQEADLGRFHEIYVYPVCNPWGFNANRREGESGKDLNRCFWGEAEHEEEAEVRLLEQELRAKAFDAIIALHTDDTSEGIYGYVNGSTLTRHLLEPALQAASSILPRDIRPEIDTHQADYSIITGGYKGILSAPPDQHPKPVEIIFETPHHAPFGLQVDAHLAALKEILHLFPQISSQGMDI, from the coding sequence ATGATCCTCACGGATCCATCAATTCCTGAGTATAGCTCTGATATTCCGCATCTAGGCGATCGGACCCGCTCGATTTTACACTACGGTGATCAACTTGCAGGAAGGAGCCCACACCTTGAAGCACTTCATCTCCAGGAAGCACCGGGCGGACGCACACTCCCCCGATACCGGTGCTCGGATCCTTCCGGCAAGCCGGTCTACCGGATCGGCATCTTTGCCGGCATTCATGGAGATGAGCCCTCCGGCGTGGTGGCTGCACTCCAGATCCTCCATCACCTAAGCCAAGAGGCCGATCTGGGACGCTTCCACGAGATCTACGTCTACCCTGTTTGCAACCCTTGGGGATTCAATGCGAACCGCCGTGAGGGCGAATCCGGCAAGGATTTGAACCGCTGTTTCTGGGGCGAGGCAGAACACGAGGAAGAAGCGGAAGTGCGTCTGTTAGAGCAGGAGCTCAGAGCCAAAGCCTTCGATGCGATCATTGCTCTCCACACCGACGACACCAGCGAAGGGATCTATGGCTACGTAAACGGGAGCACCCTCACCCGCCATCTTCTGGAGCCGGCGCTCCAGGCTGCATCCTCCATCCTTCCGAGGGATATCCGCCCCGAAATTGACACACATCAGGCGGATTACTCAATCATCACAGGGGGATACAAAGGAATCTTATCTGCTCCTCCTGACCAGCACCCCAAACCGGTCGAAATCATCTTTGAGACCCCCCATCATGCACCTTTCGGACTTCAAGTAGATGCCCACTTGGCAGCCCTGAAGGAAATCCTGCACCTTTTTCCTCAAATCAGCTCGCAGGGAATGGATATTTAA
- a CDS encoding sulfate ABC transporter substrate-binding protein, which translates to MNKKKNLTLIAALLGTLALHSLHASVELLNVSYDPTRELYTEFNKAFASHWKKQTGEDVTIATSHGGSGSQSRLIQDGGDADVATLALAYDIDAIREKGSTGAFDKPLLAKDWQSRLPHNSSPYTSTIVLIVRKGNPKNIKDWDDLIRDDVSIVTPNPKTGGGARWNFLAAWSYALKKFGGDETKTREFVSKIYKNALKNGLPAAARAGTIAFTERKQGDVSINWENEALLIKKKNPDYEIITPSISILAEPPVAVIDANVDAKNTRKQATAYLEYLYTPEGQDIIGRNFYRPIDPAAKAKYAGQFKNLTLTSIADFGGWSKAQKTFFSDRGTFDQIIKGARK; encoded by the coding sequence ATGAACAAGAAAAAGAACCTCACCCTCATTGCTGCACTGCTGGGGACTCTGGCTTTACATAGTCTCCATGCCAGCGTGGAACTCCTGAATGTGAGTTATGACCCGACTCGCGAGCTCTACACAGAGTTCAACAAGGCATTTGCCTCTCATTGGAAAAAACAGACTGGCGAGGATGTGACAATCGCCACCTCACACGGTGGGTCTGGCTCCCAGTCACGACTCATCCAGGACGGAGGTGATGCCGACGTCGCCACCTTGGCTCTCGCCTATGATATCGACGCTATCCGAGAGAAGGGGAGCACCGGCGCATTTGACAAACCACTCCTTGCAAAGGACTGGCAGTCCCGACTTCCGCACAACAGCTCTCCCTACACCTCCACGATCGTTCTCATCGTCCGCAAGGGAAACCCAAAGAACATCAAGGACTGGGATGACCTGATCCGTGATGACGTCTCCATCGTCACCCCCAATCCGAAAACCGGTGGCGGCGCCCGCTGGAACTTCCTCGCGGCATGGTCCTATGCCTTGAAGAAGTTCGGTGGCGACGAGACAAAGACCCGAGAGTTCGTCAGCAAGATCTACAAGAATGCCCTCAAGAACGGCTTACCCGCAGCAGCACGCGCAGGAACCATCGCCTTCACTGAGCGGAAGCAGGGTGACGTTTCCATCAATTGGGAGAACGAGGCGCTTCTCATCAAAAAGAAGAATCCCGACTACGAGATCATTACCCCATCCATTAGCATCTTAGCGGAGCCCCCTGTCGCCGTGATCGATGCCAATGTAGATGCCAAAAATACACGCAAGCAGGCTACCGCCTATCTTGAGTACCTCTATACTCCTGAGGGCCAGGACATCATTGGCAGAAACTTCTACCGCCCCATCGACCCAGCAGCCAAGGCCAAGTACGCAGGACAGTTCAAGAACCTGACACTCACCAGCATTGCTGACTTTGGTGGTTGGTCAAAAGCTCAGAAGACCTTCTTCTCCGACAGGGGAACCTTCGACCAGATCATCAAAGGAGCCCGCAAGTAA
- a CDS encoding Rrf2 family transcriptional regulator, producing MQLSMRTDYALRALFTLVEHRGSPPIPILELARRNDVPKRFLEHIMLDLKEKGWVVSTAGKRGGYQLARAPEKITMGEVVRHFDGYLAPIACVSVTDYKRCTQESTCRFRRVMLTARNLVANLMDQTTLADVMKSPPVGREELKRVQGLDGEGI from the coding sequence ATGCAGCTCTCGATGCGTACAGATTATGCCCTCAGGGCACTTTTCACCTTGGTGGAGCATCGGGGTAGCCCGCCGATCCCGATCCTTGAATTGGCACGGCGCAATGATGTCCCAAAGCGCTTCCTCGAGCACATCATGCTCGATCTTAAGGAAAAGGGATGGGTAGTCAGCACGGCCGGGAAGCGTGGCGGCTACCAGTTGGCCAGAGCTCCCGAAAAGATCACCATGGGAGAGGTCGTTCGCCACTTCGACGGCTATCTCGCTCCGATCGCTTGCGTTTCGGTTACCGACTACAAACGCTGCACTCAGGAATCGACCTGCCGGTTTCGTAGAGTCATGCTGACCGCCAGGAATCTCGTGGCCAATCTCATGGATCAGACCACCCTTGCTGATGTCATGAAATCCCCCCCAGTCGGACGCGAAGAGCTCAAGCGGGTTCAGGGACTCGACGGAGAAGGGATCTAG